Proteins from a single region of Macrotis lagotis isolate mMagLag1 chromosome 2, bilby.v1.9.chrom.fasta, whole genome shotgun sequence:
- the LOC141511542 gene encoding histone H3, with protein sequence MARTKQTARKSTGGKAPRKQLATKAARKSAPATGGVKKPHRYRPGTVALREIRRYQKSTELLIRKLPFQRLVREIAQDFKTDLRFQSSAVMALQEASEAYLVGLFEDTNLCAIHAKRVTIMPKDIQLARRIRGERA encoded by the coding sequence ATGGCTCGTACTAAGCAAACCGCTCGCAAATCTACAGGGGGCAAAGCGCCTCGTAAGCAGCTGGCCACTAAAGCTGCTCGTAAAAGTGCTCCGGCCACAGGTGGCGTGAAGAAACCTCATCGCTACCGCCCGGGCACTGTGGCTCTCAGAGAGATCCGCCGTTACCAGAAGTCTACTGAGTTGCTCATCCGCAAACTTCCTTTTCAGAGGTTAGTTCGAGAAATCGCTCAGGATTTCAAGACTGACCTGCGCTTCCAGAGTTCGGCCGTCATGGCCTTGCAGGAGGCGAGCGAGGCCTATCTTGTGGGACTGTTCGAGGATACCAACTTGTGTGCTATCCACGCCAAACGGGTTACTATAATGCCCAAAGACATTCAGCTAGCTCGCCGCATCCGAGGGGAGAGGGCTTAG
- the LOC141514658 gene encoding histone H2A type 1-D: protein MSGRGKQGGKARAKAKTRSSRAGLQFPVGRVHRLLRKGNYSERVGAGAPVYLAAVLEYLTAEILELAGNAARDNKKTRIIPRHLQLAIRNDEELNKLLGKVTIAQGGVLPNIQAVLLPKKTESHHKAKGK from the coding sequence ATGTCTGGCCGTGGAAAGCAGGGAGGTAAGGCTCGTGCCAAAGCAAAGACTCGGTCTTCTCGTGCCGGTCTTCAGTTTCCAGTTGGCCGTGTGCATCGTCTCCTTCGGAAGGGTAATTACTCCGAGCGCGTGGGAGCTGGAGCGCCAGTCTACTTGGCCGCTGTGTTGGAGTATCTTACGGCTGAAATCCTGGAATTGGCTGGCAATGCTGCTCGAGACAACAAGAAGACGCGTATCATTCCGCGTCATCTCCAGCTGGCCATCCGCAATGACGAGGAGCTCAATAAATTGCTGGGAAAAGTCACCATCGCCCAGGGTGGAGTGCTGCCCAACATCCAGGCTGTGCTGCTGCCTAAGAAGACCGAAAGTCACCACAAAGCCAAGGGCAAGTAA
- the LOC141511543 gene encoding histone H3, with translation MARTKQTARKSTGGKAPRKQLATKAARKSAPATGGVKKPHRYRPGTVALREIRRYQKSTELLIRKLPFQRLVREIAQDFKTDLRFQSSAVMALQEASEAYLVGLFEDTNLCAIHAKRVTIMPKDIQLARRIRGERA, from the coding sequence ATGGCTCGCACTAAACAAACTGCTCGCAAATCTACTGGAGGAAAAGCTCCCCGCAAGCAGCTGGCTACCAAAGCAGCCCGTAAGAGCGCGCCGGCCACGGGCGGCGTGAAGAAGCCTCACCGCTACCGGCCCGGCACCGTGGCGCTGCGGGAGATCCGGCGCTACCAGAAGTCCACGGAGCTGCTGATCCGCAAGCTGCCCTTCCAGCGGCTGGTGCGCGAGATCGCTCAGGACTTCAAGACCGACCTGCGCTTCCAGAGCTCGGCCGTGATGGCCTTGCAGGAGGCGAGCGAAGCCTACCTCGTGGGGCTCTTTGAAGACACCAATCTGTGCGCCATACATGCCAAGCGCGTGACGATCATGCCTAAAGATATCCAACTGGCTCGTCGAATCCGCGGGGAGAGAGCTTAG